The Solicola gregarius DNA window AGGTCGGCCCAACCGAGATCGTCGGCGAGGATCACCAGGATGTTCGGCTGCCGCAGGCTACGACCGCTCGCCATCGGCGCGAACGGCTGCTCGACCGCGGCGTTCGCCCCGGACGTACGCGTGCCGATCGCGGCGCCTGCCGTGACCGCTCCCGCCAGGCCGGTGAAGCGGCGCCGGGTGAGCGATGCGGCGGGTCTCGTGCGCTCCATCAATCCTCCATTAAGTTCAGTTGATTACTGCACTTTATCACGGTCGTACTCCCCGTCGACGCCGCCGCCGATCGATGGCCGAGACGCGCGGTGACGCAGAGTGATGAGCCTCGGTAGGGTCACCGCATGACACTCCAGGACTCTGTCGACGCTTGGCACGATTGCGCGACCCGCGTAGTCGCCCTGCTCCGAACGCTCCCCGCCGACGCGTGGGACGAGCCGACCGACTGCCCCCGGTGGACGGTCCATGACGTCGCTGCGCACCTTGCCTCGATCGAGACCGAGATCGCCTCCGGCGTCGGAACGGAACCGGACAAGGCGATCTCGGACGTCACCGACGAGTACACCCAGGAGGGCGTCGACGCCCGGTCCGGCGTACCCCACGCCGAGGTGGTCGACGAGCTCGAGCGTGCTGTCGAGGCACGACGAGCGCAGCTGGATGAGCTCGACGTCGACCCCGACGCGACGCCGGAGCGCACGCCCGGCGGAATCGGCTGGAGCTGGAAACGCCTGTTGTCCAACCGGGTTGTCGACCTGTGGGTACACGAACAGGACATCCGTGAGGCCGTCGACGCACCGGGCGGCACCGACAGTGCGGCGGCAGCGCACACCGTTCGAGTCTTCGGGACCGCACTCCCGTATGTGCTCGGCAAACGCGTCGCCCCGCCGCCAGGTACGTCGGTGCGTTGGGTCGTCTCGGGAGAGGTTGGGTTCGACGTGACGATCCGCATCGGCGAGGACGGCCGCGCCCATCCGGCCGATGATGTAGCCGATCCGACGACGCGCCTCGATCTCGACGAGCGCGCGTTCACCAGGTT harbors:
- a CDS encoding maleylpyruvate isomerase family mycothiol-dependent enzyme — encoded protein: MTLQDSVDAWHDCATRVVALLRTLPADAWDEPTDCPRWTVHDVAAHLASIETEIASGVGTEPDKAISDVTDEYTQEGVDARSGVPHAEVVDELERAVEARRAQLDELDVDPDATPERTPGGIGWSWKRLLSNRVVDLWVHEQDIREAVDAPGGTDSAAAAHTVRVFGTALPYVLGKRVAPPPGTSVRWVVSGEVGFDVTIRIGEDGRAHPADDVADPTTRLDLDERAFTRLAAGRRSAADLAIGVGGDAALARRVLDAMSVIG